One Phycisphaera mikurensis NBRC 102666 DNA window includes the following coding sequences:
- a CDS encoding PEP-CTERM sorting domain-containing protein, which produces MKISTTPLAAGLVASLVAPSALAVTFDFTAAEGFSDGALAGQNGFASQAGYQVDSTGTGVVSGVTNGFERFLVGEDAIVLDATTDSVALGITGFSMNRPAADAPGGTFGLSNDFNIASSGTDIGIQLRYNANGDLLLDEVGFGDSGSSIDTGFNLGDVFDIDLNVVVSGTDAVTTATIGSATASYTKAIGADTSFALIYQSQGPSAGTATFDSVSYTVTPVPEPASAALVGLGALALLGRRRG; this is translated from the coding sequence ATGAAGATTTCGACCACCCCTCTCGCCGCCGGCCTCGTCGCCTCCCTCGTTGCCCCGTCGGCGCTCGCCGTCACCTTCGACTTCACCGCGGCCGAGGGCTTCAGCGACGGCGCTCTGGCCGGGCAGAACGGCTTCGCGTCGCAGGCTGGCTACCAGGTCGACTCCACCGGCACCGGCGTCGTCTCGGGCGTCACCAACGGCTTCGAGCGTTTCCTCGTCGGCGAGGACGCGATCGTCCTCGACGCGACCACCGACTCCGTGGCGCTCGGGATCACCGGCTTCTCGATGAACCGTCCCGCGGCCGACGCCCCGGGCGGAACCTTCGGCCTGTCGAACGACTTCAACATCGCCTCGTCCGGGACCGACATCGGCATCCAGCTGCGCTACAACGCGAACGGCGATCTCCTCCTCGACGAGGTCGGCTTCGGCGACTCCGGCAGCTCGATCGACACCGGCTTCAACCTCGGCGACGTCTTCGACATCGACCTGAACGTCGTCGTCTCCGGCACCGATGCCGTCACGACCGCGACCATCGGCAGCGCCACGGCGAGCTACACGAAGGCCATCGGTGCCGACACGTCCTTCGCGCTGATCTACCAGTCGCAGGGTCCGTCGGCCGGCACCGCAACCTTCGACTCGGTGAGCTACACCGTGACGCCGGTGCCGGAGCCCGCCTCCGCCGCCCTGGTCGGCCTCGGTGCTCTCGCTCTGCTCGGCCGTCGCCGCGGCTGA
- a CDS encoding substrate-binding domain-containing protein, giving the protein MPVIDPNPLVEQVRADLRRRAGSTYAVGTRLPPMRRLSDDFGCSLGVVQMAINTLVAEGRLRSEPRKGIFVAEPPVTQKRDVALVLPTLKLEAMDAIIRGVRGGLRDESLRLDIQAADASYAGQIGLLDRLDLTRLAGVIICPPIADAYADAIQRFADRGVPVVQATHRLSEVRCDTVVIDGFDLGRGAAEHLLGCGHRRIGLLGMSQASRTMRDTLSGVRTALRNAGLDPDTLPSADFDLSQNDVEHPWASAEAAATRLLTENPGLTAVLAGSHYPALGAARAAATLGLSIPGDFSLMAMGADIQGLRLWQPGITLMEDPIEFICQRAAVRLEQVLAEPGQPPEVIQLPPRLIVRGSVAAPASGG; this is encoded by the coding sequence ATGCCGGTGATCGACCCCAACCCACTCGTTGAGCAAGTCCGGGCGGACCTGCGTCGGCGGGCCGGCAGCACCTACGCGGTGGGCACCCGCCTGCCGCCGATGCGCCGCCTCAGCGACGACTTCGGCTGCAGCCTCGGCGTGGTGCAGATGGCGATCAACACCCTCGTCGCCGAGGGCCGGCTGCGCAGCGAGCCCCGGAAGGGGATCTTCGTGGCCGAGCCGCCGGTCACGCAGAAGCGCGACGTCGCGCTGGTGCTCCCGACGCTGAAGCTCGAGGCGATGGACGCGATCATCCGCGGCGTCCGCGGCGGCCTCCGCGACGAGTCGCTCCGCCTGGACATCCAAGCCGCCGACGCGAGCTATGCCGGCCAGATCGGCTTGCTCGATCGGCTCGACCTCACCCGCCTCGCCGGCGTCATCATCTGTCCGCCGATCGCCGACGCCTACGCGGACGCCATCCAGCGCTTCGCCGACCGCGGCGTCCCGGTGGTGCAGGCGACCCACCGCCTCTCGGAGGTCCGCTGCGACACCGTCGTCATCGACGGCTTCGACCTCGGCCGCGGCGCCGCCGAGCACCTGCTCGGCTGCGGTCACCGCCGCATCGGGCTGCTCGGGATGTCGCAGGCGTCGCGCACGATGCGGGACACCCTCAGCGGGGTCCGCACCGCGTTGCGGAACGCGGGCCTCGATCCCGACACCCTGCCCTCGGCCGACTTCGACCTCTCGCAGAACGACGTCGAGCACCCCTGGGCCTCCGCCGAGGCCGCCGCGACGCGGCTGCTCACCGAGAACCCCGGCCTCACCGCCGTGCTCGCCGGCTCGCACTACCCCGCCCTGGGGGCGGCCCGCGCCGCGGCCACGCTGGGCCTGTCCATCCCCGGGGACTTCTCGCTGATGGCGATGGGGGCCGACATCCAGGGCCTCCGGCTCTGGCAGCCCGGCATCACGCTGATGGAGGACCCGATCGAGTTCATCTGTCAACGGGCGGCCGTCCGCCTCGAGCAGGTCCTCGCCGAACCCGGGCAGCCGCCCGAGGTGATCCAGCTCCCGCCGCGGCTGATCGTCCGCGGCAGCGTCGCCGCGCCCGCTTCGGGCGGCTGA
- a CDS encoding type II secretion system protein produces the protein MSTSPPAPSTRAGFTLIELLVVISIIALLIGILLPALGAARNTARLSACLSNQRQISIAYAVYAADFKETWPLAFGLGTFFSSPPMPFMSWNETHLWPQMQGREQPWNFDNVVSSVFVCPEYEKSSVAQPHDISFGMNQMLPSVGSTGPSGPVPFYWDYKKPEQIKDATGAMVVIDNNGSAISGQAAQMQTLKEVSDRHMNAVTMQFADGHAESRKFEEIPPNLEADGATSAGHAEDTFWRGD, from the coding sequence ATGTCCACGTCCCCTCCCGCCCCGTCCACCCGCGCGGGCTTTACCCTGATCGAGCTGCTGGTGGTGATCTCGATCATCGCCCTTCTGATCGGCATCCTGCTGCCGGCGCTGGGCGCCGCGCGCAACACGGCCCGCTTGTCGGCGTGCCTGAGCAACCAGCGGCAGATCTCGATCGCCTACGCCGTCTACGCGGCCGACTTCAAGGAGACCTGGCCGCTCGCCTTCGGCCTGGGCACCTTCTTCAGCTCGCCGCCGATGCCCTTCATGTCGTGGAACGAGACGCACCTGTGGCCGCAGATGCAGGGCCGCGAGCAGCCGTGGAACTTCGACAACGTCGTGAGCTCGGTCTTCGTCTGTCCCGAGTACGAGAAGTCCAGCGTCGCCCAGCCGCACGACATCTCCTTCGGCATGAACCAGATGCTGCCGTCCGTGGGCTCGACCGGCCCCAGCGGCCCGGTGCCCTTCTACTGGGACTATAAGAAGCCCGAGCAGATCAAAGACGCGACGGGCGCGATGGTGGTGATCGACAACAACGGCTCGGCGATCTCCGGCCAGGCGGCGCAGATGCAGACGCTCAAGGAGGTCTCGGACCGGCACATGAACGCCGTGACGATGCAGTTCGCCGACGGGCACGCGGAGTCGCGGAAGTTCGAGGAGATCCCCCCGAACCTCGAGGCCGACGGAGCCACCAGCGCCGGTCACGCCGAGGACACCTTCTGGCGTGGCGACTGA
- a CDS encoding PEP-CTERM sorting domain-containing protein, whose product MSTTPSCRLPRVAAAAIAAAGVASSASAASFNDTFDSAGDIASNYTGFELTSSETAAGVDSNTYSSGSSFALDPVDGQVDFTVTIPSGFNLNILQRSVDAANLYDINQGMSLTMNASGLDPTFFDAIRNPATFGTSGGTLNADITVSVQNIDFGQYRLGVQVGGVDLPGGGQQNYAGSPDGVNFTLNIDNDSYSVLADGAELIADTAHGIVFSSLEGVTPTVGAQNVFAGGGNTSLSINSFAGTGVAVPEPATATLAAAGLGLLTLRRRGR is encoded by the coding sequence ATGAGCACGACCCCCTCTTGCCGTCTCCCACGGGTCGCCGCGGCCGCGATCGCAGCGGCCGGCGTCGCCTCCAGCGCCTCCGCGGCCTCCTTCAACGACACCTTCGACAGCGCGGGCGACATCGCCAGCAACTACACCGGCTTCGAGCTGACCAGCTCCGAGACGGCGGCCGGTGTCGACAGCAACACCTACAGCAGCGGCAGCAGCTTCGCGCTGGACCCCGTGGACGGCCAGGTGGACTTCACGGTGACGATCCCCAGCGGGTTCAACCTGAACATCCTCCAACGCAGCGTCGACGCGGCGAACCTCTACGACATCAACCAGGGCATGAGCCTGACGATGAACGCCAGCGGCCTCGATCCCACGTTCTTCGACGCGATCCGCAACCCGGCCACCTTCGGGACCTCCGGCGGCACGCTCAACGCGGACATCACCGTCTCGGTGCAGAACATCGACTTCGGCCAGTACCGCCTCGGGGTGCAGGTGGGCGGCGTCGATCTGCCCGGCGGCGGCCAGCAGAACTACGCCGGTTCGCCGGACGGGGTGAACTTCACGCTGAACATCGACAACGACAGCTACAGCGTGCTGGCCGACGGCGCCGAGCTGATCGCCGACACGGCCCACGGCATCGTCTTCAGCTCGCTGGAGGGCGTGACGCCCACGGTCGGCGCCCAGAACGTCTTCGCGGGCGGGGGCAACACGTCGCTGTCCATCAACAGCTTCGCGGGGACCGGCGTCGCCGTGCCCGAGCCCGCCACCGCCACGCTCGCCGCCGCCGGCCTGGGCCTGCTGACGCTCCGCCGCCGCGGACGGTGA
- a CDS encoding glycoside hydrolase family 125 protein, which produces MTTRFDPTATPYRRPPAGERRVVCPAVEAAIQRVHAAAEPAVAAVFENALPMTLDTAVTLGEADGRPDAFVITGDIPAMWPRDAVASVWPLLPFIREDDAAHRVVEGVLNRVAACLRLDPYANAFYDFVNGVSDADRAHPRFGVHADDATAMGPGLHERKHELDTLAAFLRLSVGYHGAGGDPAAFGDGWLGALRRAVETIRAQQAGSDEEEADPAGPPYTFSRVTSRAIDTLVLRGRGQPARRCGLSKSPFRPSDDAAQLPFPVAANAMAAVGLLGVADLMGALRLDPALAADCRALGAEIHDAVLRHGVAEHPTAGRVFAYEVDGFGNAYFMDDANVPSLLALPYLGFCPPEDPLYRRTRALLWSPDNPYFVSGSAAAAIGGPHVGRSNLWPMSILIHALTAADPAEAEADLATLCSTHAGRFVMHETFHRDDATAFTRPWFCWPNALFAELVWRRFGGD; this is translated from the coding sequence GTGACGACCCGCTTCGACCCCACCGCCACGCCGTACCGCCGCCCGCCCGCCGGGGAGCGCCGCGTCGTCTGCCCCGCCGTGGAGGCGGCGATCCAGCGGGTCCACGCCGCCGCGGAGCCGGCCGTCGCGGCGGTGTTCGAGAACGCGCTGCCGATGACGCTGGACACCGCCGTCACGCTCGGCGAGGCCGACGGCCGGCCCGACGCCTTCGTGATCACCGGCGACATCCCCGCGATGTGGCCGCGCGACGCCGTCGCCTCCGTCTGGCCGCTGCTGCCGTTCATCCGCGAGGACGACGCGGCGCACCGCGTGGTCGAGGGCGTGCTGAACCGCGTCGCCGCGTGCCTGCGGCTCGACCCCTACGCCAACGCCTTCTACGACTTCGTCAACGGCGTGAGCGACGCCGACCGGGCCCACCCGCGCTTCGGCGTGCACGCCGACGACGCCACGGCGATGGGTCCGGGGCTGCACGAGCGGAAGCACGAGCTCGACACGCTCGCCGCCTTCCTCCGCCTCAGCGTCGGCTACCACGGAGCCGGCGGCGACCCGGCCGCCTTCGGCGACGGCTGGCTCGGGGCGCTGCGCCGGGCCGTCGAGACGATCCGGGCCCAGCAGGCCGGCAGCGACGAGGAAGAGGCCGATCCCGCCGGCCCGCCCTACACGTTCTCGCGCGTCACCTCCCGCGCGATCGACACGCTGGTCCTCCGCGGCCGCGGCCAGCCCGCCCGGCGCTGCGGCCTCTCCAAGAGCCCCTTCCGCCCCAGCGACGACGCCGCCCAGCTGCCCTTCCCCGTCGCCGCCAACGCCATGGCCGCCGTCGGCCTGCTCGGCGTCGCCGACCTGATGGGCGCGCTCCGGCTCGACCCCGCCCTCGCCGCCGACTGCCGCGCGCTCGGCGCCGAGATCCACGACGCCGTCCTCCGCCACGGCGTCGCCGAGCACCCCACCGCCGGCCGCGTCTTCGCCTACGAGGTCGATGGCTTCGGCAACGCCTACTTCATGGACGACGCGAACGTGCCGAGCCTGCTCGCGCTGCCGTACCTGGGCTTCTGCCCGCCGGAGGACCCGCTCTACCGCCGCACCCGCGCTCTGCTGTGGAGCCCCGACAACCCGTACTTCGTTTCCGGCTCCGCGGCCGCGGCGATCGGCGGCCCGCACGTCGGCCGGTCCAACCTCTGGCCGATGTCGATCCTGATCCACGCGCTCACCGCCGCCGATCCCGCCGAGGCCGAGGCGGACCTCGCCACGCTGTGCTCCACCCACGCCGGTCGCTTCGTGATGCACGAGACCTTCCACCGCGACGACGCGACCGCCTTCACCCGGCCCTGGTTCTGCTGGCCCAACGCCCTCTTCGCCGAGCTGGTCTGGCGTCGCTTCGGTGGCGACTGA
- a CDS encoding type I phosphomannose isomerase catalytic subunit — MSTAAYPLKLRPIYKEKVWGGRTLEQKLGRDLPGADDAPIGESWELVDLASTSASGGGGDAAFSTIDNGPLAGRTLHAVLADDAARDAVLRDLPLSPDGGFPILLKYLDANANLSVQVHPSPAYAAEHPEAKLKSEAWYIVAVEPGAKIYKGIAAGTTPDDLRAALEKNTDEAVVPLLEAFEVSPGECHYLPSGTCHALGGGILVAEVQTPSDTTFRVYDWGREGRELHVDAAIECSTFGPADSSRFEPGTETDGPGGSKSIALVRCEHFGIDRHEAPAGFTDTAGAGSTGPVAWMVLSGSLTLAGGGESVACGAGDTLLLPAAMGDGHLEVTADAAWLEVTFPAGDARLA, encoded by the coding sequence ATGAGCACCGCCGCCTACCCGCTGAAGCTCCGGCCGATCTACAAGGAGAAGGTCTGGGGCGGCCGGACGCTGGAGCAGAAGCTCGGCCGCGACCTGCCCGGCGCCGACGACGCCCCGATCGGCGAGAGCTGGGAGCTGGTCGACCTTGCCTCCACCTCCGCCTCGGGCGGCGGCGGCGACGCCGCCTTCTCCACGATCGACAACGGGCCGCTCGCCGGGCGGACGCTGCACGCGGTGCTCGCCGACGACGCGGCGCGGGACGCCGTGCTCCGCGACCTCCCGCTGAGCCCCGACGGCGGCTTCCCCATCCTGCTGAAGTACCTCGACGCGAACGCGAACCTCAGCGTGCAGGTCCACCCCTCGCCCGCCTACGCGGCGGAGCACCCCGAGGCCAAGCTCAAGAGCGAGGCCTGGTACATCGTCGCCGTCGAGCCCGGGGCGAAGATCTACAAGGGCATCGCCGCCGGCACGACCCCCGACGACCTGCGGGCGGCGCTCGAGAAGAACACCGACGAGGCCGTCGTCCCGCTGCTGGAGGCTTTCGAGGTTTCTCCCGGCGAGTGCCACTACCTGCCCTCGGGCACGTGCCACGCCCTCGGCGGCGGCATCCTCGTCGCCGAGGTGCAGACGCCCAGCGACACCACCTTCCGCGTGTACGACTGGGGGCGCGAGGGCAGGGAGCTGCACGTCGACGCGGCGATCGAGTGCAGCACCTTCGGTCCGGCGGACTCCTCCCGCTTCGAGCCCGGCACCGAAACCGATGGCCCTGGCGGCTCGAAGAGCATCGCCCTTGTCCGCTGCGAGCACTTCGGCATCGACCGCCACGAAGCCCCCGCCGGCTTCACCGACACCGCCGGCGCCGGCTCCACCGGGCCGGTCGCCTGGATGGTCCTCTCCGGCTCGCTCACCCTCGCCGGCGGCGGCGAGTCGGTCGCCTGCGGGGCCGGGGACACGCTGCTGCTGCCCGCGGCCATGGGCGACGGCCACTTGGAGGTCACGGCGGACGCGGCTTGGCTGGAGGTGACCTTCCCCGCGGGCGACGCGCGGCTGGCCTGA
- a CDS encoding ADP-ribosylglycohydrolase family protein produces the protein MTTAPPLDDETLRSKATGCWLGKAVGGTLGQPYEGVTHALGLRYYDPVPAEMIPNDDLDLQVVAAALLDRMERPRVGREMLIPLWTDHVHMSPDEYGLCKRNLALGLRPPHTGSWDNWFAHGMGAAIRTELWACLAAGDPGLAADYAYEDACLDHAGEGIEAARFFAALEALAFVESDRDALLDAASALLPASSKVRLAVADTRRWHAERPDWRDVRRRILSRWGHENCTDVVQNVAFTVLGWLAGGGDFGESLCIAVNCGQDTDCTGATLGALLGILDPGGIPAKWLEPIGRDLVLSPSIELPGHPPTLDAFTDLVLDLRRRIGGAPPASPPRAEPPRLAVPAEIGFLPVIRSRNQASEPALGAAVPLPRLGEMHSVELPGTVARWPADRFEGGTMAVRYRFDFDDETATKVLFNTPESVRVYIDGKLAFEREGGRMCPAMHRAPANQMARRRFGPGTHEVVALIDRPPEPREIVWAFGLGEDTGENVCDRWLTTIYHAAPPS, from the coding sequence ATGACCACCGCACCGCCTCTCGACGACGAAACCCTCCGCTCCAAGGCGACCGGCTGCTGGCTGGGCAAGGCCGTCGGCGGCACGCTCGGCCAGCCGTACGAGGGCGTCACGCACGCGCTCGGGCTCCGCTACTACGACCCCGTCCCCGCGGAGATGATCCCCAACGACGACCTGGACCTGCAGGTCGTCGCGGCGGCTCTGCTGGACCGGATGGAGCGGCCGCGGGTGGGACGCGAGATGCTCATCCCGCTGTGGACCGATCACGTGCACATGTCGCCCGACGAGTACGGCCTCTGCAAACGCAACCTGGCGCTGGGCCTGCGCCCGCCCCACACCGGGTCGTGGGACAACTGGTTCGCCCACGGGATGGGCGCCGCGATCCGCACCGAGCTCTGGGCGTGCCTGGCGGCGGGGGACCCCGGGCTCGCGGCGGACTACGCGTACGAGGACGCCTGCCTCGATCACGCGGGCGAGGGCATCGAGGCGGCCCGCTTCTTCGCGGCGCTGGAGGCGCTCGCCTTCGTGGAGAGCGACCGCGACGCGCTGCTCGACGCCGCGTCCGCTCTGCTGCCCGCCTCCTCGAAGGTCCGCCTCGCCGTCGCGGACACGCGGCGGTGGCACGCCGAGCGGCCCGACTGGCGGGACGTCCGCCGCCGGATCCTCTCGCGCTGGGGCCACGAGAACTGCACCGACGTTGTGCAGAACGTCGCCTTCACGGTGCTCGGCTGGCTCGCCGGCGGCGGCGACTTCGGGGAGAGCCTCTGCATCGCGGTGAACTGCGGGCAGGACACCGACTGCACGGGGGCGACCCTCGGGGCTCTGCTGGGGATCCTCGACCCCGGCGGCATCCCCGCCAAGTGGCTCGAGCCGATCGGCCGCGACCTGGTGCTCAGCCCGTCGATCGAGCTGCCAGGCCACCCGCCCACGCTCGACGCCTTCACCGACCTCGTCCTCGACCTCCGCCGGCGCATCGGCGGGGCCCCGCCGGCGTCGCCGCCGCGGGCGGAACCGCCGCGGCTCGCGGTGCCCGCGGAGATCGGCTTCCTCCCGGTCATCCGCTCGCGGAACCAGGCGAGCGAGCCGGCGCTGGGCGCCGCGGTCCCGCTCCCGCGGCTGGGGGAGATGCACTCGGTGGAGCTGCCGGGCACGGTCGCTCGCTGGCCGGCCGATCGCTTCGAGGGCGGCACGATGGCGGTCCGCTACCGCTTCGACTTCGACGACGAAACGGCCACCAAGGTGCTCTTCAACACCCCCGAGTCGGTGCGGGTGTACATCGACGGCAAGCTGGCCTTCGAGCGCGAGGGGGGCCGCATGTGCCCGGCGATGCACCGGGCACCGGCCAACCAGATGGCCCGCCGACGCTTCGGGCCCGGCACCCACGAGGTGGTCGCGCTCATCGACCGCCCGCCCGAACCCCGCGAGATCGTCTGGGCCTTCGGGCTCGGCGAGGACACCGGCGAGAACGTCTGCGACCGCTGGCTGACCACGATCTACCACGCCGCGCCGCCGTCTTGA
- a CDS encoding glycoside hydrolase family 38 N-terminal domain-containing protein, with product MPDAPPPAPRPAFYVFSSHWDREWYRPLQVFRYELVELFDRVLDALASGELAGPFFTDGQCVQLEDYLEIRPERREELGRALRRGDIVSGPWYTLADELLVSGESLIRNLRLGRERVRALGAEPSDAGFLCDLFGHNSQMPGILAAFDIPAAYLWRGINLHATRNFLWTGADGTQLPCHRFGTNGYWGYAVNVGQFTDHAEARPRVEDGVPAYHRRLREYLAAEAARTPIDAVLLFDGPDHNGLDAATYGLLKENLGEIEAGGERFALRHVGLDEHQRAVVDQAARITERKQGELRAFGTEPIGIDQQWLTGGTSASRVWIKQQNCRCQALLCHWAEPWGFLAEGVRGRPEAPGFMDHAWATLMKNHPHDSICGCSIDDVHRDMAGRFRQVEQLALKSTRASLAGIAGGIDTAVGADEERLVLFNPLPRADDGVAEVDVEVPTGWPEAETFGIDEEPVTAFVLVDGGGERVPYQLLSQRRDAKRVFRLPARNPKQERCHRVRVALRAGLPPLGWRALAVRAVPADEPAPGRRLGRGLATGAASIDNGRLRVSVGNDGTLAVLDHASGEAYRGLLGLEDNGDAGDGWHHEAPVNDRLIGSLGAPFSVALVEDGPLQATLEVTTRLRVPASLQRHGLTRSPRTVELPVTQRVTVRGGEACVRVRCTVENTAEDHRLRVLFPTGADVDRYAVDSPFDAVERPVGVAADAAGWRETAYEVGPQQSWTAAWDGRRGLAVVTAGLMETCVRDLPDRPIALTLFRSNRRTPFSEGEPDGQLPGAMGFGFSIHPLSAAPDPVGLTEAGQRLNAGAQAVQKQGVHAGFWHRPAGLAAAGSAAELRGAVVLSSLRRVGDGIEARLFNPAGEPAAFSLSLHPPARGPLATAQRVNGESRPLEEPHTLRDGVLHATLAAKAFETFRFGSPA from the coding sequence ATGCCCGACGCCCCGCCCCCCGCGCCCCGCCCGGCGTTCTACGTCTTCAGCAGCCACTGGGACCGCGAGTGGTACCGGCCGCTGCAGGTCTTCCGCTACGAGCTCGTCGAGCTGTTCGACCGCGTGCTCGACGCCCTGGCCTCGGGCGAGCTGGCCGGCCCCTTCTTCACCGACGGCCAGTGCGTCCAGCTGGAGGATTACCTGGAGATCCGGCCGGAGCGACGCGAAGAACTCGGCCGGGCGCTCCGCCGCGGCGACATCGTCTCGGGCCCGTGGTACACGCTCGCCGACGAGCTGCTGGTGAGCGGCGAGTCGCTGATCCGCAACCTGCGGCTGGGCCGCGAGCGGGTCCGCGCCCTCGGCGCCGAGCCCAGCGACGCCGGCTTCCTCTGCGACCTCTTCGGCCACAACAGCCAGATGCCCGGGATCCTCGCCGCCTTCGACATCCCCGCCGCCTACCTGTGGCGCGGCATCAACCTGCACGCCACCCGCAACTTCCTCTGGACCGGAGCCGATGGCACCCAGCTGCCCTGCCACCGCTTCGGCACCAACGGCTACTGGGGTTACGCGGTCAACGTCGGCCAGTTCACCGACCACGCGGAGGCCCGGCCGCGGGTGGAGGACGGCGTCCCCGCGTACCACCGACGCCTCCGCGAATACCTGGCGGCGGAGGCGGCGAGAACCCCGATCGACGCCGTGCTGCTGTTCGACGGCCCCGACCACAACGGGCTCGACGCGGCGACGTACGGGCTGCTCAAGGAGAACCTCGGCGAGATCGAGGCGGGCGGCGAACGCTTCGCGTTGCGGCACGTCGGCCTCGACGAGCACCAGCGGGCGGTGGTCGACCAGGCGGCCCGCATCACCGAGCGGAAGCAAGGCGAGCTGCGCGCATTCGGCACCGAGCCCATCGGCATCGACCAGCAGTGGCTGACGGGCGGGACCTCCGCCAGCCGCGTGTGGATCAAGCAGCAGAACTGCCGCTGCCAGGCGCTGCTGTGCCACTGGGCCGAGCCCTGGGGCTTCCTCGCCGAGGGCGTCCGCGGAAGGCCCGAGGCCCCCGGCTTCATGGATCACGCGTGGGCGACGCTGATGAAGAACCACCCGCACGACTCCATCTGCGGCTGCAGCATCGACGACGTGCACCGCGACATGGCCGGCCGCTTCCGGCAGGTCGAGCAGCTCGCGCTGAAGTCGACCCGGGCGTCGCTCGCGGGGATCGCCGGCGGCATCGACACCGCGGTCGGAGCCGACGAGGAGCGGCTCGTGCTCTTCAACCCGCTGCCGCGCGCCGACGACGGCGTGGCGGAGGTGGACGTCGAGGTGCCGACCGGCTGGCCGGAAGCCGAAACCTTCGGCATCGACGAGGAGCCGGTCACCGCCTTCGTCCTCGTCGACGGCGGCGGCGAGCGCGTGCCGTACCAGCTGCTCTCCCAGCGGCGTGACGCGAAGCGGGTCTTCCGGCTGCCGGCGCGGAACCCGAAGCAGGAGCGCTGCCACCGCGTGCGCGTCGCGCTGCGCGCGGGGCTCCCGCCGCTGGGCTGGCGGGCCCTCGCGGTGCGGGCCGTGCCCGCGGACGAACCCGCTCCGGGCCGCCGCCTCGGGCGCGGCCTCGCGACCGGGGCCGCGTCGATCGACAACGGCCGGCTCCGCGTGAGCGTCGGGAACGACGGCACGCTCGCCGTGCTCGATCACGCCTCGGGCGAGGCCTACCGCGGCCTGCTCGGGCTCGAGGACAACGGCGACGCCGGCGACGGCTGGCACCACGAAGCCCCGGTCAACGACCGGCTGATCGGCTCGCTTGGCGCGCCCTTCTCGGTCGCGCTCGTCGAGGACGGCCCGCTGCAGGCGACGCTGGAGGTGACCACCCGCTTGCGGGTCCCCGCCTCTCTGCAGCGCCACGGCCTGACCCGCTCGCCGCGGACCGTGGAGCTCCCGGTCACCCAGCGGGTCACGGTCCGCGGCGGCGAAGCTTGCGTCCGCGTCCGCTGCACCGTCGAGAACACCGCCGAGGACCACCGCCTCCGCGTGCTCTTCCCGACCGGCGCCGACGTCGACCGCTACGCCGTCGACTCGCCCTTCGACGCGGTCGAGCGGCCGGTGGGGGTCGCCGCGGACGCCGCGGGCTGGCGGGAGACCGCGTACGAGGTCGGCCCGCAGCAGAGCTGGACCGCGGCCTGGGACGGCCGCCGCGGGCTCGCGGTGGTGACGGCCGGGCTGATGGAAACCTGCGTGCGCGACCTGCCCGATCGGCCGATCGCGTTGACGCTCTTCCGCTCGAACCGACGCACGCCCTTCAGCGAGGGCGAGCCCGACGGCCAGCTGCCCGGGGCCATGGGCTTCGGCTTCAGCATCCACCCGCTCTCCGCCGCGCCCGACCCGGTCGGGCTCACCGAAGCCGGCCAGCGCCTCAACGCCGGTGCGCAGGCCGTGCAGAAGCAGGGCGTCCACGCCGGCTTCTGGCACCGCCCCGCCGGCCTCGCCGCGGCCGGCTCGGCCGCCGAGCTGCGCGGCGCCGTCGTGCTCTCGAGCCTCCGCCGCGTCGGCGACGGGATCGAGGCCCGCCTCTTCAACCCCGCCGGCGAGCCCGCCGCCTTCTCGCTTTCGCTGCATCCGCCCGCCCGCGGGCCGCTCGCCACCGCGCAGCGCGTCAACGGCGAGAGCCGGCCGCTGGAGGAGCCCCATACGCTCCGCGACGGCGTGCTGCACGCGACGCTCGCCGCCAAAGCCTTCGAGACTTTCCGATTCGGGAGCCCGGCGTGA